The Candidatus Roseilinea sp. genome contains a region encoding:
- a CDS encoding cytochrome c-type biogenesis heme exporter protein C — protein MNGVIRPSVVAVRTQSQAQITRGIGAAAFALLIVALALVFLVAPRGDARSGGEAQRIFYFHISSAWLGFGAWLVTAFCGVRYLQTRDMQWDRRAHASAEIGVLFITLVLLSGMLWGRPTWNTWWTWDFKLTLSALQFLMYVAYLMLRSGIENPEQRARFASVYGIVGALTVPLNFLVSRVLQSIHPAVFGPSVNAAEQGGFGVSADRMVILLFCLVTFTLIYIFLFRSRVRLLEREDELAARKAALIETT, from the coding sequence ATGAACGGTGTGATTCGACCCAGTGTTGTAGCGGTGCGCACCCAATCCCAAGCGCAAATTACACGTGGAATTGGCGCGGCAGCCTTCGCCCTGTTAATCGTGGCGCTGGCGCTGGTGTTCTTGGTCGCCCCCCGCGGCGACGCGCGCTCCGGCGGCGAAGCGCAGCGCATCTTCTATTTCCACATCTCCTCGGCCTGGTTGGGCTTTGGCGCGTGGCTGGTCACCGCCTTTTGCGGCGTGCGCTATCTACAGACGCGCGACATGCAGTGGGATCGCCGCGCGCACGCCTCGGCGGAGATCGGCGTGTTGTTCATCACGCTGGTGTTACTGAGCGGTATGTTGTGGGGCCGACCCACCTGGAACACCTGGTGGACGTGGGATTTCAAGCTCACGTTGAGCGCGCTGCAGTTCCTGATGTACGTTGCTTACCTGATGCTGCGCAGCGGCATCGAGAACCCGGAACAACGCGCGCGTTTCGCTTCGGTGTACGGCATCGTGGGCGCGTTGACCGTGCCGCTCAACTTCCTGGTCAGCCGCGTCCTGCAGAGCATCCATCCGGCCGTGTTCGGCCCCAGCGTCAACGCCGCCGAGCAAGGCGGTTTTGGCGTCTCGGCGGACCGCATGGTCATCCTGTTGTTCTGCTTGGTCACCTTTACGCTGATCTACATCTTCCTGTTTCGCTCGCGCGTGCGCTTGCTGGAGCGAGAAGACGAACTAGCTGCGCGCAAAGCTGCTTTGATTGAAACGACGTGA
- the tdk gene encoding thymidine kinase yields the protein MFSGKTEELIRRVRRAVIAKQKVQVFKPQIDNRYAVDQVKSHNGLGFDATPVACSGDILRLTEPDTAVVAIDEAQFFDDDLPRIVNALADSGKRVICAGLDLDFRGEPFGPMPKLLAIAERVDKLTAICVVSGGPATRTQRIINGKPASYHDPIILVGATESYEARARKHHEVPDKP from the coding sequence ATGTTCAGCGGCAAGACCGAGGAGCTGATCCGCCGCGTGCGCCGGGCCGTCATTGCCAAGCAGAAGGTGCAGGTGTTCAAGCCCCAGATTGATAACCGTTACGCTGTCGATCAGGTCAAGTCGCACAACGGTTTGGGGTTCGACGCCACTCCGGTGGCCTGTTCGGGCGACATCCTGAGGCTGACCGAGCCGGACACGGCCGTGGTCGCTATTGACGAAGCGCAGTTTTTCGATGACGACCTGCCGCGCATCGTGAACGCGCTGGCCGACAGCGGCAAACGGGTGATTTGCGCCGGCCTCGACCTGGACTTTCGCGGCGAACCCTTCGGCCCGATGCCCAAGCTGCTGGCCATCGCCGAGCGCGTGGACAAGCTCACGGCCATCTGCGTCGTCAGCGGCGGGCCGGCCACGCGCACCCAACGCATCATCAACGGCAAGCCCGCCTCGTATCACGACCCGATCATCCTGGTCGGCGCAACAGAAAGCTACGAGGCGCGCGCCCGCAAGCATCACGAAGTTCCGGATAAACCCTAG
- the hpt gene encoding hypoxanthine phosphoribosyltransferase yields the protein MSTELTAGIKRVLFTESQIAARVAELGAQISRDYAGKDLLLVGILRGGVVFLADLMRRITIPCSLDFMAVASYGVGARESNRSPRIMLDLREDILGRNVLLIEDIVDSGYTFDHLLQLLRTREPASLKVCALLNKPARREVQVPIDYLGFEIPNVYVCGYGIDADERYRNLPYIAAV from the coding sequence ATGTCCACCGAACTGACCGCCGGCATCAAGCGCGTGTTGTTCACCGAGTCGCAGATCGCTGCGCGCGTGGCCGAGCTTGGCGCGCAAATCTCGCGCGACTACGCCGGCAAGGACCTGTTGCTCGTAGGCATCCTGCGCGGCGGCGTGGTCTTCCTGGCCGACCTCATGCGCCGCATCACCATCCCCTGCAGCCTGGACTTCATGGCCGTCGCGTCATACGGCGTCGGCGCGCGCGAGTCCAACCGCTCGCCGCGCATCATGCTCGACCTGCGCGAAGACATCCTCGGCCGCAACGTCTTGTTGATCGAAGACATCGTGGACAGCGGCTATACCTTCGACCACCTGCTGCAACTGTTGCGCACGCGCGAGCCGGCGTCGCTCAAAGTGTGCGCGCTGCTGAACAAGCCGGCCCGTCGAGAGGTGCAAGTGCCCATTGACTACCTCGGTTTCGAGATCCCCAACGTATATGTGTGTGGCTACGGCATTGACGCCGATGAGCGCTATCGCAACCTGCCCTACATTGCGGCGGTGTAG
- the recR gene encoding recombination protein RecR, with amino-acid sequence MSPNPTLPPSVTRLIDALTQLPGIGPKSASRLAFFLLRAPAETSLTLAEALRDLKARTRLCSVCFNITEDDPCAICADPLRDPGVICVVEEPLDVAAIERSRVYHGTYHVLHGVISPINGVGPDDLRIEELVGRIRRSAEAGQPVREVILATNPTVEGEMTASFIQRKLAGLEVSITRLARGLPAGGDLEYADEITLRRALEGRQRL; translated from the coding sequence ATGTCGCCCAATCCAACGCTTCCACCATCGGTCACGCGCCTGATTGACGCGCTCACCCAGCTCCCGGGCATTGGCCCGAAGTCGGCGTCGCGGCTGGCGTTTTTCTTGTTGCGCGCGCCTGCCGAAACGTCGCTGACGTTGGCCGAGGCATTGCGCGATCTGAAGGCGCGCACGCGGCTGTGCTCGGTTTGCTTCAACATCACCGAGGACGACCCCTGCGCGATCTGCGCCGATCCATTGCGCGACCCCGGCGTGATCTGCGTGGTGGAAGAACCGCTCGACGTCGCTGCCATCGAGCGCTCGCGGGTCTATCACGGCACCTATCACGTCTTACACGGCGTGATCTCGCCGATCAACGGCGTCGGCCCCGACGACTTACGCATCGAGGAGCTGGTCGGTCGCATTCGCCGATCGGCGGAGGCCGGCCAACCGGTGCGCGAGGTCATCCTCGCCACCAACCCTACCGTCGAGGGCGAGATGACGGCATCGTTCATTCAGCGCAAGTTGGCCGGCCTGGAGGTGAGCATAACGCGCTTGGCGCGCGGCTTGCCGGCGGGCGGCGACTTGGAATACGCCGACGAGATCACACTGAGACGCGCATTGGAAGGCCGGCAGCGCCTGTGA
- a CDS encoding nucleoid-associated protein, YbaB/EbfC family, with protein MAKGRRSDYIPRGTQPAAGTGLQPGMLEKIKKMQEEMAATQAALETELINVTAAGGAVTIVITGHQRVQSIKLDPALIDPNDIAMLEDTLVAAINEAIVASQAHSARRLEAVTGGIELPGLF; from the coding sequence ATGGCCAAAGGAAGACGAAGTGACTATATACCGCGCGGCACGCAACCCGCCGCCGGCACCGGGCTGCAACCCGGCATGCTCGAGAAGATCAAGAAGATGCAGGAGGAGATGGCGGCCACGCAGGCAGCGCTGGAGACCGAGCTGATCAACGTCACCGCTGCCGGCGGCGCCGTCACCATTGTAATCACCGGGCACCAGCGCGTGCAAAGCATCAAGCTCGATCCGGCGTTGATTGACCCGAACGACATTGCGATGCTCGAAGATACGCTGGTCGCGGCAATCAACGAGGCGATTGTGGCGTCTCAGGCGCATTCCGCGCGGCGGCTGGAGGCCGTGACCGGCGGCATTGAACTGCCCGGCTTGTTCTGA
- a CDS encoding HDIG domain-containing protein: MNFDALRALVGRPEVQVVRELARARGAPTLLVGGAVRDALLGQPLPRDLDFAVQGDAAALGRAVANALNASFYVLDADRGTARVLVRERTPTGGMTMDFAACRGPDWRADAFARDFTINAIAVNLDDGALVDEANGLADLDARVIRAANEHAMADDPVRALRAVRLSFALGMRIEPATLAQVRAAGRMLGRPSAERLRDELMAILNLRDAGRAVQRLDDLNLLVPIVPEVEPMRACDQPAPHRFTVLQHTWVVMEALDHLLEDWALGMGDVRFERLAEHFGAITAEHHTRAAVFRFAAMLHDCGKPATRSIGEDGRAHFYGHETTGATLAAARARALRFSGDEVARVRTIVRHHMRANFMAQQAHAPTLRTLYRFFRDVGDCAPELALFAIADCVGKRGPQTAAEDCAPSVEIARRLLGEYYARFERSVAPAPLLNGRDVIALGVKPGPRVGEILEAVREAQMIGELVTREDALALAHRLARGEG, translated from the coding sequence ATGAACTTCGATGCGTTGCGGGCGCTTGTCGGCCGGCCCGAGGTGCAGGTCGTGCGCGAACTCGCGCGCGCGCGGGGCGCGCCTACCTTGCTGGTAGGGGGAGCGGTGCGCGACGCGTTGCTCGGTCAGCCGTTGCCGCGCGATCTGGACTTCGCCGTTCAGGGCGATGCGGCGGCGTTAGGGCGCGCCGTGGCGAACGCCCTGAACGCGTCGTTCTACGTGCTCGACGCCGATCGCGGAACGGCGCGCGTGCTGGTGCGCGAGCGAACGCCAACGGGCGGCATGACGATGGACTTCGCCGCATGTCGCGGCCCGGACTGGCGCGCCGATGCCTTCGCGCGCGACTTCACCATCAACGCCATTGCGGTGAACTTAGACGACGGCGCACTGGTGGACGAGGCCAACGGGTTGGCCGACCTGGATGCGCGCGTGATCCGCGCCGCGAATGAACACGCCATGGCCGATGATCCAGTGCGCGCGTTGCGCGCCGTGCGCTTGTCATTTGCATTAGGCATGCGCATCGAGCCGGCGACGCTGGCGCAGGTGCGCGCCGCCGGCCGGATGCTCGGCCGGCCCAGCGCCGAGCGGCTGCGCGATGAACTCATGGCCATTCTGAACCTGCGCGATGCCGGGCGCGCCGTGCAGAGGCTGGATGATCTCAATTTGCTCGTCCCGATCGTGCCCGAAGTCGAGCCGATGCGCGCATGCGATCAGCCGGCGCCTCATCGCTTCACGGTGCTGCAGCACACCTGGGTGGTGATGGAGGCGCTCGATCACCTGCTGGAGGATTGGGCGCTCGGGATGGGCGACGTGCGGTTCGAGCGGTTGGCCGAACATTTCGGCGCCATCACGGCCGAGCACCACACGCGCGCCGCGGTCTTCCGTTTTGCAGCGATGCTGCACGATTGCGGCAAGCCGGCGACGCGCTCGATCGGCGAGGACGGCCGCGCGCACTTCTACGGCCATGAAACGACCGGCGCCACATTAGCGGCCGCGCGCGCCCGCGCGTTGCGGTTCAGCGGCGACGAAGTCGCTCGCGTGCGCACGATCGTTCGTCATCACATGCGGGCAAACTTCATGGCGCAGCAAGCGCATGCACCTACGCTGCGCACCCTGTATCGCTTCTTCCGCGACGTCGGCGATTGCGCGCCGGAGCTGGCGCTGTTCGCCATTGCCGACTGTGTGGGCAAACGCGGACCGCAGACTGCCGCCGAGGATTGCGCGCCGAGCGTCGAAATTGCCCGACGACTGCTGGGCGAATACTACGCGCGCTTCGAGCGCTCGGTCGCCCCGGCGCCGCTGCTCAACGGAAGGGACGTGATTGCGCTCGGCGTCAAGCCCGGGCCGCGCGTCGGCGAGATCCTAGAGGCCGTGCGCGAAGCGCAGATGATCGGCGAGCTCGTCACGCGCGAGGACGCCTTGGCCTTGGCGCATCGGCTGGCGCGCGGCGAGGGTTGA
- a CDS encoding phosphate-binding protein: MMRWSSRPRAMALAACALFAGCARAEPPPPTPVAEHYRLIADGATYPLVRGLTDAYVESVNPYARFTIEQGAPDRVAERLRSGQVLLGATSLVPPAPGGLKWWLADLALDGVAVIVHADNPIDGLTLNDLRDIFAGARNTWADYGQDALGDIEVAVREAGDGARVVFDRVVMGDQRLTLDARVMPSVETMLNFVTLRPGAIGYAPSARALGRRSGAAGLNVHVKALALDGVPLTSDKLRSGEYPLVRTLNLVSLHEPQGELRNFVAWALGPRGKALIESLGYATFQ; this comes from the coding sequence ATGATGCGTTGGTCGAGCCGGCCGCGCGCGATGGCGCTGGCGGCGTGTGCGCTGTTCGCCGGGTGCGCGCGGGCCGAGCCTCCCCCACCGACGCCGGTGGCCGAGCACTATCGCTTGATCGCCGACGGCGCGACCTACCCGCTCGTGCGCGGACTGACCGACGCCTACGTGGAGTCCGTGAACCCGTATGCGCGGTTCACGATTGAGCAGGGCGCGCCGGATCGCGTGGCCGAGCGGCTGCGCTCCGGCCAGGTGCTGCTGGGCGCAACCTCGCTTGTGCCGCCGGCGCCCGGAGGCTTGAAGTGGTGGCTGGCCGATCTCGCCCTCGATGGCGTAGCCGTGATCGTGCACGCCGATAACCCGATTGACGGGCTGACGCTGAACGACTTGCGCGACATCTTCGCCGGGGCACGTAACACATGGGCGGATTACGGCCAGGATGCACTCGGCGACATTGAGGTAGCCGTGCGCGAAGCGGGTGACGGCGCGCGGGTGGTCTTCGACCGCGTGGTGATGGGCGATCAGCGCCTGACGCTCGACGCGCGGGTGATGCCTTCGGTCGAGACGATGCTGAATTTCGTCACCCTCCGGCCCGGCGCGATCGGCTACGCGCCATCGGCCCGCGCGCTGGGACGACGCAGCGGCGCGGCCGGCCTTAACGTCCACGTGAAGGCGCTCGCCCTGGACGGTGTTCCGTTGACGTCCGATAAACTGAGGAGCGGCGAATATCCGCTGGTGCGCACACTCAACCTGGTTAGCCTACATGAGCCGCAGGGCGAGTTGCGCAATTTCGTCGCTTGGGCGCTTGGCCCGCGGGGCAAGGCGCTCATCGAATCCCTAGGCTACGCTACGTTCCAATGA